The genomic interval GACGGGCTATTCGATCGATGCGGTCGGGGTCAACGTCAATTCGACGCTGCTCGCCCGCCTGAGCAATGTCGAGGACGGCAATGCTTCGGGCGGAACCGGCAGCGCGACCAACGCGACGTCGGCCGAACAGCTCGCGGCGGTGCTTCAGGTGCTCGGCGGCTCGACCGACCTCGCCGCGGCCGGAGCCGACACGATCACCGGAGGCGAGGGCGCCGACGTCATTTTCGGCGACGTGCTCTATACTGACACGCTCGCTGCCGATCTCGGCGTGAACCTGGCGCCGGGATCGGGCTGGGCGGTGTTCCAGACGCTCGAAGGCCGGGTGAACGCCGAAGCGATCGATCCCGCCGGCAATGGCGCCGACTGGAATCGTCAGGACACGATCGCCTATATCCGCGCCAATTACGCCGAGCTGGCACAGGAAAGCGGCCGGACGGGCGGCAATGACACGATCGACGCCGGCGGCGGAAACGACGTCATCCTCGGTCAGGAAGGCAATGATACGATCAACGCGGGAGCCGGCGACGACCTGATCGCCGGCGGCACGGGGCGCGACGTCATGACCGGCGGCGCGGGAGCCGATACCTATCTGTTCAATGCGGGCGACAGCCGGCCGACGCTGGGCGGCAGCGGGAATGGCGGGACGATCACCGGGCACGATGTGATCACCGATTTCGATCTGGCGACCGACATATTGAACCTGCCCGGCACCCCGGTCGCCGCCGGAAACGGGACGGTCGATGGCGACAATTCGGATTTGAGGGTCGATGGCGAACGGATCCGGTCGCATTCGGTCACCGACGGCGTGATCACGTTCGACGACAACAACAGCTTCTCGGCGGCGCTCGACTTGTCGAGCGATGCGCGCGTCGCGGCGGCGGTCGATTATCTGCAGCGCAACGACATCGGCCCCGCGGGAACGACCGTTGCTTTCGTCGCGGGCACGCGGACCTTCGTCTATCAGCAGGTCGGGACCAATCCCGACCCGGCGAACGACATCCTCGTCGAACTGCAGGGCGTGGCGATCACCAATTTGAACACGCTGATCGGCACGCGCGTCACGCCGGTGACGCTCGACCTCGGCGGCGACGGGCTCGATTTCGTGTCGTCCGCGGCGGGCGCCGCCTTCGACCATGACGGCGACGGCATACGCGAGGCGACGTCGTGGGCCGGGCGCGGCGACGGCATCCTCGTCCGCGACGCCAATGGCGACGGCATCGCCAATGACGGCGGAGAGACCAGCTTTTCGGTTGCCGGCTCGACCGACCTCGAAGGGCTGCGGCTGCAATATGACAGCAATGGCGATGGCACGCTCAGCGCCGCCGACGCCGAATTCGCCCGCTTTGGCGTGTGGCAGGATGCGAACGGCGACGGCGTCACCGACGCGGGCGAGTTCCGCTCGCTCGCGGACCTCGGCATCGTCAGCATCGCGCTGACTTCGGACGGCCAGGCCTATGTCGCGGGCGACGGCGAGGTGATCGTCCATGGCGAGGCGAGCTTCACGCGCACCGACGGCAGCCGCGGCGCGGTCGGCGACGTGTCGTTCATCACCCCGCGCGCGGCGCACGACGCCGAACGGACGGCGGGCACGCAGGCGCTGACGAGCTCGCTGGTGGCCGCGTCGCTGGTCGCGATGGTCCACGACGCGCAGCAGGATGATCCGGCCCTGAGCAGAACGGTGAGCGAAAATCCGATCGCCGTCGATACGGCCGAGGGAAGCGGCGCCGTCGCGGCGGCCGGGATTTCGGACGCGGCCACGGCGCACATCGCGGGCGCAGCGGCATCCGAACCGACGAAGGCGGCGCTGCCTGCACCCTCGACCGCGTCGGAGTCCGGCGATCCGGCGCCCGCTTCGATCGACGAGGCTCGGGGCGACTGGCGCACCGATGCGGGGGCCGACGACCGCGACGAGGGTGGTGCGGACGCGCTGTTCGACCAGATTGCGGAGCATGCGGCGCCGGATCAGGGCGTGATGGACGGGCTGCTCGCGCTCGCCGCGCTGCCGGCCGAAGCCGTCGCCGCCGATGCCGCCACGCACGATCCGGCCGTAACCGCCGTGCTCGCCGATGCGGTCGAAGCGAGCAATGCGGTCGACCAGCTGATCGACGCCGTTGCGGGCGGCGCGGCCGCACAAGCGGCCGAGGCACCCGCCTTCGATCTCGCGCAGTTCCTCGATCAGCGCGTGATGCCCGACGCGGCGATCGTCCCGCATCAGGCGATCGAGCACGAGCTTCAGCAATTGGCGACGGCCTGACCGGCGCATTTTTCGGACCAGAAAGACCTAGTGGGAGGGCGATGAGACCATGGCACATCAACCGGGACATTGGATGACGAGGGGGATGGCGGGGGCGCTGGCGGCGTTTCTGCTTGCTCAGCCGGACGGCGCGATGGCGCAGGCGCTCGCCGATCGGCCGATCGGCGAGCTCAGGACCGAGGTGCGGAGCCGCTACGACGCGGCGCTCGCGATGACGGTCGACCCCAAGGTCGCCGCGGCGGACAGCAATGGCTACGCCTGGGCGTCGGAGGCGAAGGCCCAGTGCGGCATCGCGCTGGGTTTCCTGAAATCGAACAGCAAGGACGCCGAAAGCCTGCGCCGCTGCGACTTCGCCTATGGCATGATGACGCGCCAGCCGGCGCCGCCCGCCGAAGCGCCGCTGGTGCCCCCGCCGCCGCCGAGCACCGAAAACTGCCCGCCCGAGGTCGCTTCGACCTTCTATTTCGACTGGGATTCGACCGTCGCGCCCGCCGATGCGGCGCAATCGGTCGCCTTCATGGCGGAGAATCGCACCCGCTGCGGCTGGCGGAGCTTCACCGTCGTCGGCCACACCGACCGCTCGGGCCCCGATCGCTATAACGACGGCCTCGCGCTGCGCCGCGCGCATGTGATCGCCGACATGATGGGCGGCGCGGGCATCCCGGCGGGCGCGATCGCCGTGTCGGGAATGGGCGAGCGCCAGCCGCGCGTCCAGACGCTCGACGGCGAGCGGACGCCCGAAAACCGGCGCGTCGAGGTCGAAGTCAACGCGATGGGGGAACAGTGATGAAAGCGCAACACAAGCTCGCCGGTCTCGTTTCGGCGCTCGCCATGGCCTGTTTCGCCGCCTCGGCCGCGGCCGAACCGACCAGCATGCAGAATGTCATGGCGGTCGCGATCGATTCGAACCCGCAGATCCATCAGGCCGAAATGAACAAGCAGGCGATCGAGTTCGAGCTCGAACAGGCGAAGGGCCTCTATCTGCCGCGCGTCACGCTGGAAATGTCGGCGGGGGTCCGGCGGCTCGAAAATTCGACCCGCCGCGCGCTCGGCATCGCCAACGACGAACTCTATCCGCTCGAAGCGGGCATTCGCGCCGAACAGACGCTGATCGATTTCGGGCGCCGCCGCGGCGAGAAACTGCGTCAGGCGGCGCGCGTCGACGGTGCCGCGTTGCGCGTCGTCGAACGCTCCGAATTCATCGCGCTGCAAAGCGCGCGGCAATATCTCGACGTGCTGCTCCAGCAGCGCGTCGTCGCCGCCGCCGAAGACAATATGACCTTCCACAACAGCCTCGTCTCCGACCTGTCGAGCGGGGTGAGCGCGGGCTCGATCAGCATCGCCGACCTCCAGCAGGCGCAGGAACGCGCCAAGGCGGCGAGCGTGCGGGTGAGCGAAGCGAAGGAGGCGCTGCAGAATGCGAAGATCGAGCTGCTCGCGCTGAGCGGGCTTCAGGTCGACGAGGTGCAGATGCCGCCGGCGATGGCCGAAAAGCTGCCCGTCAGCCTCAGCGAAGCCGTCGGCCTCACCCGCGCGCGGCACCCGAAGGTGCTCGAGGCGCAGGCCGACGTCGATGCCGCCAACGCCGAGGCGAAGAAGGCGAAGGGCGATTTCGCGCCGACGATCGGCCTCGAACTGTCGGGCCGGATCGGCGACGACATCGATGCCTTCCGCGGCGAGACGAACGACCTGCTCGGCCGCGTCGTGCTGCGCTGGGATATTTTCGACGGCGGGATCAACCGCGCCAAATATCAGGAGATGGTGCGCCGCGCGAGCGAGAGCCGCTTCCGCCTGCACGAGGCCGAACGCAATGCCGAGGCGGACACGCGCCGCGCGTGGAACGCCCGCGAAACGCAGACCGCGGTGTTCCGCGACCTCGTCGACCAGAGCAAGGCGACCGACGAGCTGCTGCTCTCCTATCGCGACCAGTTTTCGGTCGGCCGCCGCTCGCTGCTCGACGTGCTCGACGCGCAGAACACGCGCTTCAACGTCCAGGTCCGCGCCGAAACCGCGCGCTTTTCGGAGATGTTCGCGGTCTATCAGATCCTCGCCTCGACCAATAATCTGCTCGACGCCTTCAACCTGACCGCGCCCGAATCGCGCCGCGTCTATGCGCGCGAAGAGGTCGGCTACGGCCCGCCGGCGCCCGCCGAACTCCAGCGCCGCCGTTACCCGCAATAATATCAGTGGATTGATTCCAAACAGAAAAATTGAATATGCTACAGGGTCAATCCTCGATTGCGCGTATCGGTAAAGAGGCACCGGGCGATCCGCTGATCGCCTGCATCCTCTTTGTTGCGCAGTATTTCGGCCAGAATTTCCAGCGCGGCGCGCTGTCGGCGCTCGCGCGCGACGAACGCGGTTTCCTCCCCTTTCATCAGGCCGAGGCCGCGCTCGACCTCTGCTTCATCAACAATGAGCGGCTCCATGCGCGCAAGGTCCGCGGCCTCGCGCGCGAGCTGCCCGCGATCGTCCGCCGCACCGATGGCAGTTGCGCGGTGCTGATCGAGGCGAAGGACGCGCAATATCTCGTCTGGGAGCCGGGTGCCGCCACGCCTTTCTGGGCCGACGAAGCGTCGGTCGAGGAGGGTTATGCCGGACAGGCGGTCGCGGTCGCCGCCGATCCCACCGCGATCCGCGCCGAGGAACGGCCGTGGGACGAGACTGCGAAACGCCATTGGTTCTGGGGCGAGATACGGCGGATGCGCCGCTCCTTCTACCCCGTGCTCGGCGCGGCGCTGATGATCAACCTGCTCGGCTTCGCGCTGCCTTTGTTCACGATGAACGTCTATGACCGCGTCATCCCGAACAAGGCGGTGTCGAGCCTGTGGGTGCTTGCGATCGGCGCGTTGCTCGCCTTCGCGGTCGAATTCACGCTGCGCCTCGCGCGCGCGACCCTGCTCGACGATCTCGGCCGCGACCTCGACGTCAAATTGTCCGAGAAGATCTTCTCGAAAGTGCTCAACATGCCGCTCGCCGACCGGCGCGGCAGCACCGGCATGCTCGCGCGCCGCGTGTCCGAGTTCGAAAGCGTGCGCGACTTCTTCGCCTCGACGACGATCGTGCTGATCGTCGATCTCGCCTTCCTCTTCCTGTTCGTGCTGATGATCGCGCTGCTCGCGGGCTGGCTCGCGCTCGTTCCGCTCGCGATCATCGCGGTGATGGGCGTCGCGGGCTTCTTTCTCCAGCGGCGCATGTTGCAGGCCTCGCTCGACAATCAGGCCGACATGAGCATCCAGCACGCGATGCTCGTCGAGGCGATCGGCGGCGCCGAAACGGTGAAGAGCTGCGCCGCCGAGGGGCAGGTGCTCGGCCAGTGGCGCCGGATGGTCGACACCAGCGCGCGGACGCAGGCGACGATGCGGCGGACGGGCGCCGCCGCGATCAATCTCGCGACGCTCGGCCAGCAATTCTCCAGCCTCGCGCTCGTCGTCGGCGGCTTCTACCTGTTCGATGCCGGCAAGATTTCGATGGGCGCGATCATCGCGATCGTCATGCTCGCGGGCCGCTCGATGGCGCCCGTCGGCCAGCTCGCCTTCCTGATGACGCGCGGGCGGCAGGCGGTGACGACGATGGCGAGCATCCAGCAGATGATCGAGGCCGGCGACGAACGCCGCATGGGCAGCAGCGCGCTCAATCTCACCATCGACAAGGGCGACGTCGCGGTCGAGGGGCTGTGCTTCACCTATCCGGGCGCCGCGGCGCCGTCGCTCACCCGCATCGACCTCAAGATCGATGCGGGCGAGCGGATCGCGGTCGTCGGCCGCGTCGCGTCGGGCAAGTCGACGCTCGGGCGACTGCTCTGCGGGCTCTACGCGCCCGAGGCGGGCAATATCTTCATCGACGGGCTCGACAGCCGCCAGCATTCGCCGATCTATCTGCGCTCGCAATTCCGTTTCGTCGGGCAGGACGCGGTGCTGTTCAGCGGCTCGATCAAGCAGAATATGCAATATTGCGCGCCGGGGGCGAGCGACGCCGAACTGCTCGCGACCCTCCAGTCGATCGGCGCCGACCGCTTCATGGGGCGCGACGAGACGGGGCTCGACCGCGGCGCGGGCGAGCGCGGC from uncultured Sphingopyxis sp. carries:
- a CDS encoding OmpA family protein — its product is MAHQPGHWMTRGMAGALAAFLLAQPDGAMAQALADRPIGELRTEVRSRYDAALAMTVDPKVAAADSNGYAWASEAKAQCGIALGFLKSNSKDAESLRRCDFAYGMMTRQPAPPAEAPLVPPPPPSTENCPPEVASTFYFDWDSTVAPADAAQSVAFMAENRTRCGWRSFTVVGHTDRSGPDRYNDGLALRRAHVIADMMGGAGIPAGAIAVSGMGERQPRVQTLDGERTPENRRVEVEVNAMGEQ
- a CDS encoding TolC family protein yields the protein MKAQHKLAGLVSALAMACFAASAAAEPTSMQNVMAVAIDSNPQIHQAEMNKQAIEFELEQAKGLYLPRVTLEMSAGVRRLENSTRRALGIANDELYPLEAGIRAEQTLIDFGRRRGEKLRQAARVDGAALRVVERSEFIALQSARQYLDVLLQQRVVAAAEDNMTFHNSLVSDLSSGVSAGSISIADLQQAQERAKAASVRVSEAKEALQNAKIELLALSGLQVDEVQMPPAMAEKLPVSLSEAVGLTRARHPKVLEAQADVDAANAEAKKAKGDFAPTIGLELSGRIGDDIDAFRGETNDLLGRVVLRWDIFDGGINRAKYQEMVRRASESRFRLHEAERNAEADTRRAWNARETQTAVFRDLVDQSKATDELLLSYRDQFSVGRRSLLDVLDAQNTRFNVQVRAETARFSEMFAVYQILASTNNLLDAFNLTAPESRRVYAREEVGYGPPAPAELQRRRYPQ
- a CDS encoding type I secretion system permease/ATPase; the protein is MLQGQSSIARIGKEAPGDPLIACILFVAQYFGQNFQRGALSALARDERGFLPFHQAEAALDLCFINNERLHARKVRGLARELPAIVRRTDGSCAVLIEAKDAQYLVWEPGAATPFWADEASVEEGYAGQAVAVAADPTAIRAEERPWDETAKRHWFWGEIRRMRRSFYPVLGAALMINLLGFALPLFTMNVYDRVIPNKAVSSLWVLAIGALLAFAVEFTLRLARATLLDDLGRDLDVKLSEKIFSKVLNMPLADRRGSTGMLARRVSEFESVRDFFASTTIVLIVDLAFLFLFVLMIALLAGWLALVPLAIIAVMGVAGFFLQRRMLQASLDNQADMSIQHAMLVEAIGGAETVKSCAAEGQVLGQWRRMVDTSARTQATMRRTGAAAINLATLGQQFSSLALVVGGFYLFDAGKISMGAIIAIVMLAGRSMAPVGQLAFLMTRGRQAVTTMASIQQMIEAGDERRMGSSALNLTIDKGDVAVEGLCFTYPGAAAPSLTRIDLKIDAGERIAVVGRVASGKSTLGRLLCGLYAPEAGNIFIDGLDSRQHSPIYLRSQFRFVGQDAVLFSGSIKQNMQYCAPGASDAELLATLQSIGADRFMGRDETGLDRGAGERGGQLSGGQRGFLTIARALASPSRLLFLDEPTGAMDTQSERLFIEALDRAVAKSQTLIIATHREAILQMCDRIIVIDGGRIVADGPRAEILARSTKEPAS